A window of Coffea eugenioides isolate CCC68of unplaced genomic scaffold, Ceug_1.0 ScVebR1_2691;HRSCAF=3765, whole genome shotgun sequence contains these coding sequences:
- the LOC113757067 gene encoding transcription factor MYB14-like gives MEILNGGSRWSAIAWKLPGRTDNEVKIYWHGRLSKRLNQVHTLTEIIMEKTSEKSQHVVQGDHQLKQSPAMSAYDSNQKREMGPNIAAAAAPLACSELCSIRSSDSTLSDSNISVDYPFTEPFESFWTQIFDLDTSNKDNAHWLITATGGRICLLFLVFCS, from the exons ATGGAGATACTTAACGGTGGATCTAG ATGGTCAGCCATTGCTTGGAAGCTACCAGGAAGAACAGATAATGAAGTCAAAATTTATTGGCATGGTCGTCTTAGTAAACGCTTGAATCAAGTTCATACATTAACTGAAATCATCATGGAAAAAACTAGTGAAAAATCACAGCATGTGGTGCAAGGTGATCATCAACTCAAGCAATCTCCGGCAATGTCTGCTTATGATTCCAACCAAAAGAGAGAAATGGGGCCTAATATTGCCGCTGCAGCTGCACCTCTTGCTTGCAGTGAATTGTGCTCCATTAGAAGCTCTGATTCCACACTTTCTGATAGCAACATTTCAGTGGACTATCCATTTACTGAACCCTTCGAGAGTTTTTGGACGCAAATCTTTGACTTGGATACTTCAAATAAAGATAATGCTCATTGGTTAATTACCGCCACTGGAGGAAGAATTTGCCTACTCTTTCTGGTCTTTTGTTCATGA